The following proteins come from a genomic window of Pseudomonas sp. WJP1:
- a CDS encoding VRR-NUC domain-containing protein: MHNQYSLAVAFFPVTANPLDDPFYYLNNFMQVLDWLEHRYADVLSDEERRFIRDFNDLPREPQALLVRLVMRKGIHFRASKLHYAEIGDIDSAARPLLALGWLDEREPIPVEVLFEVLLKAEILQCLGHAIAQPKGKKIDWLPTLCEQFNQAQSFNDWCPALSDHLFSLTIMSLCDRLRLMFFGNLYQDWSEFILADLGIFTYEKVEFCADSRGLRSREDVDACLFFYQCQQLFEAGEGVAGIVEQINGLVLSNPWLQRRRDKQLFQMGQACERAGDFASALTLYRDCAYPGARLRMIRVLERCAEYKLALDLACQAEQSPQNAAEQQHLLRVLPRLRRKLGGPPVKRPAPRQMLRLDLQLSRTDPLLAVEDYVQAHLGEDSAPVHYVENSLINSLFGLLCWPAIFAPLPGAFFHPFQRGPVDLLSEDFHSRRAELFQACLDELDDGRYRETIRLRYAQKWGVQSPFVFWGALSEALLEQALDCLPAEHLKHWFNRLLLDIKANRAGMPDLIQFWPQEKTYRMIEVKGPGDRLQDNQLRWLEFCHEHRMPIAVCYVQWAEQDA; encoded by the coding sequence ATGCATAACCAGTATTCGCTAGCCGTGGCCTTTTTTCCCGTGACCGCCAATCCGCTCGACGATCCGTTCTATTACCTCAACAACTTCATGCAAGTGCTTGATTGGCTTGAGCACCGCTATGCCGACGTGTTGAGCGACGAAGAACGTCGCTTCATTCGCGACTTCAATGACTTGCCCCGCGAGCCGCAGGCGCTGCTGGTCAGGCTGGTCATGCGCAAGGGCATTCATTTCCGCGCCAGCAAACTGCATTACGCCGAGATCGGTGACATCGATAGCGCAGCCCGGCCGTTGCTGGCGCTGGGCTGGCTCGACGAGCGTGAGCCAATACCGGTCGAGGTATTATTCGAAGTGTTGCTCAAGGCGGAAATACTTCAATGCCTGGGTCACGCCATTGCTCAACCCAAAGGTAAAAAGATCGATTGGCTGCCGACACTGTGCGAGCAGTTTAATCAAGCGCAGTCCTTCAACGACTGGTGTCCGGCGTTGAGCGACCACTTGTTCAGCCTGACCATCATGAGCCTGTGCGATCGCCTGCGCTTGATGTTTTTCGGCAATCTTTATCAGGACTGGTCCGAATTCATCCTGGCGGACCTGGGGATCTTCACCTACGAAAAAGTCGAGTTTTGCGCCGATTCCCGAGGCTTGCGCAGTCGCGAGGACGTCGACGCCTGCCTGTTCTTCTACCAGTGCCAGCAGCTGTTCGAGGCCGGCGAGGGGGTGGCGGGCATTGTCGAGCAGATCAACGGCCTTGTGCTGAGCAATCCCTGGCTGCAAAGGCGTCGTGACAAACAGCTGTTTCAGATGGGCCAGGCGTGTGAGCGCGCCGGTGATTTCGCCAGCGCATTGACCCTCTACCGGGACTGCGCGTACCCCGGCGCGCGCTTGCGCATGATCCGTGTGCTGGAGCGCTGCGCCGAGTACAAGCTGGCCCTGGACCTGGCGTGCCAGGCTGAACAGTCGCCGCAAAACGCCGCTGAGCAGCAACACCTGCTGCGTGTCCTGCCCAGGCTACGTCGCAAGCTGGGAGGGCCGCCGGTCAAGCGTCCGGCACCACGGCAGATGTTGCGCCTGGACCTGCAACTGAGCCGGACCGACCCCTTATTGGCGGTGGAGGACTATGTGCAGGCCCACCTGGGCGAAGACTCGGCACCGGTTCACTACGTCGAAAACAGCCTGATCAACTCGCTGTTCGGCCTGCTGTGCTGGCCGGCGATCTTCGCACCGCTGCCGGGGGCGTTTTTCCATCCATTCCAGCGCGGTCCGGTGGACCTGCTCAGCGAAGACTTCCATAGTCGCCGGGCCGAGTTGTTCCAGGCCTGCCTCGACGAACTCGACGACGGCCGATACCGGGAAACCATCCGCCTGCGCTATGCCCAGAAGTGGGGCGTGCAGTCGCCGTTCGTGTTCTGGGGCGCCCTCAGCGAGGCGTTGCTGGAGCAGGCGCTGGACTGCCTGCCCGCCGAGCACCTCAAGCACTGGTTCAACCGCTTGTTGCTGGACATCAAGGCCAATCGTGCGGGCATGCCGGACCTGATCCAGTTCTGGCCGCAGGAAAAAACCTACCGCATGATCGAAGTCAAGGGGCCGGGCGATCGTCTGCAGGACAACCAGCTGCGCTGGCTGGAATTCTGCCATGAGCACCGGATGCCGATTGCCGTGTGCTATGTGCAATGGGCGGAGCAGGACGCTTGA
- a CDS encoding YgdI/YgdR family lipoprotein — MNIRNLGFPLAVAAFIALAGCSTPTVVTLQNGTQYLTKDMPKTRTKDGFFEFEDISGAKVRVRADEVTTIRQED; from the coding sequence ATGAACATCAGGAATCTGGGGTTTCCCCTGGCAGTAGCGGCCTTCATCGCCCTGGCCGGCTGCTCGACGCCCACGGTGGTCACCCTGCAGAACGGCACCCAGTATCTGACCAAGGACATGCCAAAAACCAGGACCAAGGACGGTTTCTTCGAGTTCGAGGATATTTCCGGGGCCAAGGTCAGAGTCAGGGCCGATGAAGTGACCACGATTCGCCAGGAAGACTGA
- a CDS encoding NAD(P)/FAD-dependent oxidoreductase: MPAWRTISLWMDQLDEPLLARAALEQDLDVDVAIIGAGYTGLWTAYYLKRQAPALNIVIIEAQTAGFGASGRNGGWLMGNLLGEDRLLAALSPEQRRASYDLLHDIPDEVKNVIEREGIDCDFRKGGALYCAARYPEQETILRQYLDKLYSQGLNESDYRWLSPEQLAQQLRMAKPYGAIHAPHVATLHPAKLVRGLACAVERMGVRIYENSPVNHWQSGSLRTAQASVRSRWVVPAVEGYAASLPPLGRYQLPVQSLIVATEPLSATTWEEIGLSDGQAFGESSRQVTYGQRTADNRLIFGARGGYQFAGKLRHDFDLTRSEIDLRRYLFGELFPQLRDVQITHGWGGNLGMSRRFKPHMLCDPACGIALSGGYGGEGVGASNLGGRTLADLILQRDTELVRQPWVIARGGLDALKAWEPEPWRWLGYNAIIRSFVHEDQTLANLASAPWRRKLASGVAGFMEGFMQ, from the coding sequence ATGCCGGCGTGGCGCACTATCAGTTTGTGGATGGACCAACTCGACGAGCCTTTGCTGGCGCGGGCGGCGCTGGAGCAGGATCTGGACGTCGACGTCGCCATCATCGGCGCGGGGTACACCGGGCTTTGGACCGCGTACTACCTCAAGCGCCAGGCTCCCGCCCTGAACATCGTCATCATCGAGGCGCAAACCGCCGGTTTTGGCGCCTCGGGGCGTAACGGCGGGTGGTTGATGGGCAATCTGCTGGGCGAAGACCGGCTGCTCGCCGCCTTGTCACCCGAGCAACGTCGTGCCTCTTACGATTTACTGCATGACATCCCTGATGAAGTAAAGAATGTCATCGAACGTGAAGGCATCGATTGTGATTTTCGCAAAGGTGGCGCGCTTTACTGTGCCGCTCGCTACCCCGAGCAGGAGACCATCCTGCGCCAGTACCTGGACAAGCTGTACAGCCAGGGCCTCAACGAAAGCGACTACCGCTGGCTGAGCCCGGAGCAGTTGGCGCAGCAGCTGCGCATGGCCAAGCCTTATGGCGCTATCCATGCGCCGCACGTCGCGACCCTGCATCCGGCGAAACTGGTTCGGGGGCTGGCGTGCGCGGTCGAGCGCATGGGCGTGCGGATCTACGAGAACAGCCCGGTGAATCATTGGCAATCCGGCAGCCTGCGCACGGCCCAGGCCTCGGTGCGCAGCCGCTGGGTGGTGCCGGCGGTCGAAGGCTATGCAGCCAGCTTGCCGCCGTTGGGGCGTTATCAGTTACCGGTGCAAAGCCTGATCGTGGCCACCGAACCCTTGTCGGCCACCACCTGGGAAGAGATTGGCCTGAGTGATGGCCAGGCGTTCGGCGAAAGCAGTCGCCAGGTGACCTACGGCCAGCGCACGGCAGACAATCGCCTGATCTTCGGCGCCCGTGGCGGCTATCAGTTTGCCGGCAAGCTGCGCCATGACTTTGACCTGACGCGCAGCGAAATCGATTTGCGGCGTTATCTGTTCGGCGAATTGTTTCCACAGCTTCGCGATGTGCAGATCACCCATGGCTGGGGCGGCAACCTGGGCATGTCGCGCCGCTTCAAGCCGCACATGCTCTGCGACCCAGCCTGCGGCATCGCCTTGTCCGGCGGTTATGGCGGGGAGGGTGTCGGCGCCAGCAATCTGGGCGGCAGGACCCTTGCCGACCTGATTCTGCAACGCGACACCGAGTTGGTCCGCCAACCGTGGGTGATTGCCCGGGGCGGCCTGGACGCGCTCAAGGCCTGGGAGCCCGAACCCTGGCGCTGGCTTGGCTACAACGCGATCATCCGCAGCTTCGTCCACGAAGACCAGACCCTGGCCAACCTGGCCAGCGCACCCTGGCGGCGAAAGCTCGCCAGTGGGGTCGCGGGGTTCATGGAAGGTTTCATGCAGTGA
- a CDS encoding MliC family protein gives MKMVTPRLTSLLAVGAWASISLGASAATPARSFNTSFDCATAREPVEKLICRDARLAQMDIELTRLYRLALTDEHSVPRPDKVEIDQRFWLLARDQCAVEADPKACTVRHYAERAHQLRQGSAIARTKDPSRRTEGPQAFRCAGLGALVAATYFTVEPAVVYLKWANTSTTLEQVSSPSGTLYKGNDYRGSQSFWQEGNDALLQMPGAGPMRCTVEPVS, from the coding sequence ATGAAAATGGTCACGCCACGTTTGACCTCCCTCCTCGCGGTCGGCGCCTGGGCCTCGATCAGTCTCGGTGCAAGCGCCGCGACACCCGCGCGATCGTTCAATACCAGCTTCGACTGCGCCACGGCCAGGGAGCCCGTTGAAAAGCTTATCTGTCGCGACGCTCGACTGGCGCAGATGGATATCGAGCTGACGCGGTTGTATCGCCTGGCGCTCACCGACGAGCATTCGGTACCGCGGCCGGACAAGGTCGAGATCGACCAGCGCTTCTGGCTGCTCGCCCGCGATCAGTGCGCGGTCGAGGCCGATCCCAAGGCGTGTACGGTGCGCCACTATGCCGAGCGCGCGCACCAACTGCGCCAAGGCTCGGCGATTGCCCGGACCAAGGATCCAAGCAGGCGCACCGAAGGCCCGCAGGCTTTTCGTTGCGCAGGGCTTGGCGCACTGGTGGCCGCCACGTATTTCACGGTCGAACCGGCGGTGGTGTACCTGAAATGGGCCAATACCTCGACCACGCTGGAACAGGTGTCGAGCCCTTCAGGAACCCTTTACAAGGGCAACGACTACAGGGGCAGCCAAAGCTTCTGGCAAGAGGGCAACGATGCGCTGCTGCAAATGCCCGGCGCAGGTCCGATGCGGTGCACGGTCGAACCGGTCAGTTGA